From one Pseudomonadota bacterium genomic stretch:
- a CDS encoding YfhO family protein yields MSIIRTRPWAGIVGALCLGRPRLFSRYRVDWIVPAALYSAFILFVFRRVFFPGDASQVFFGWDTLNSYWPDFAYRFRAVWRGEFPLWNPYELGGMPFALNTQTMLFYPPSWLLAAFALPDGRLSVWGPQLFVAFHFLVAALGAHFLARRMGAGRIAAFVAGVTVVLCAPVLTHRNSNFLYPLVWLPWLVIAIDRLLRWPSRKAALGVAVAGILAGSAANPPGVFDVVWACGLFAVASLSWLALRRALEKDRREALRHGRWLVVWGAVAIALVLSYLAITYLPVLDLLGQSGRAQRGMAYSLDRALRFEHLPGLFNARHPQTWWFDLFVGIVPLVALGPALLIKPDRRAWILAALSALSVWVAIGEEGGLLRPALDHLPGFTLNRKAYRYAAVLGIFAGPLAARGLSMVFEVVRTRGKVGPFASRARNRIYAAATVALAAGLVLWFAPGVPEKGPQDAILGARLVRWEALGVCALLGLGLAAPRLGARLAVAFLVVIGATQAAHLYWSAADRLALTQPFESASERRHMRELPTTSPSWRLGVQGPPRVGFGSRELLRYAGGYQIPMQIDRHKSFMRWAKTTPERLRLFNVRYLFSKRPPGRGARPIGGGLWEIDGAVPLVAVYGAVERIPDGQALGRWEAAERRGLALVEERDWIAPLDGLTGEGGKRTAGGLEKYSSNEIVATVDSGARGLAVFNEVYFRGWRAFVDGRESPVVRCNHLLRGVAVDRGKHTVVLRYWPERYGWLVGLLILSVLGLGALAVVRRV; encoded by the coding sequence GTGTCGATCATCAGAACGAGACCATGGGCCGGCATCGTCGGCGCGCTGTGTCTCGGCCGGCCGAGGCTCTTTTCGCGCTACCGAGTGGATTGGATCGTCCCCGCCGCCCTGTACTCGGCGTTCATCCTCTTCGTCTTCCGCCGCGTGTTCTTCCCGGGCGACGCGAGCCAGGTCTTCTTCGGATGGGACACGCTCAACTCCTATTGGCCCGACTTCGCCTACCGTTTTCGAGCTGTCTGGCGCGGCGAGTTTCCGCTCTGGAACCCGTACGAGCTCGGAGGCATGCCGTTCGCGCTGAACACCCAGACCATGCTCTTCTACCCGCCGAGCTGGCTCCTGGCGGCGTTCGCGCTGCCGGACGGGAGGCTCTCGGTGTGGGGCCCGCAGCTCTTCGTCGCCTTCCATTTCCTCGTCGCCGCGCTCGGCGCGCATTTCCTGGCGCGCCGGATGGGGGCCGGCCGGATCGCCGCCTTCGTCGCCGGCGTGACGGTGGTCCTGTGTGCGCCCGTGCTCACGCACCGCAACTCCAATTTCCTGTACCCGCTGGTGTGGCTGCCGTGGCTCGTCATCGCGATCGATCGCCTGCTGCGGTGGCCGAGCAGGAAGGCCGCGCTCGGCGTCGCCGTCGCCGGGATCCTGGCCGGATCCGCGGCGAACCCGCCCGGCGTGTTCGACGTCGTCTGGGCGTGCGGGCTGTTCGCGGTTGCGAGCCTCTCGTGGCTCGCTCTGAGGCGCGCGCTCGAGAAGGACCGCCGCGAGGCCCTCCGCCACGGCAGGTGGCTCGTCGTGTGGGGCGCCGTCGCGATCGCCCTCGTGCTCTCCTACCTGGCGATCACCTACCTGCCGGTGCTCGACCTCCTCGGGCAGAGCGGGCGTGCCCAGCGCGGGATGGCCTATTCCCTCGACAGGGCGCTGCGGTTCGAGCACCTGCCCGGCCTCTTCAACGCGCGCCACCCCCAGACCTGGTGGTTCGATCTGTTCGTGGGGATCGTTCCCCTCGTGGCGCTGGGTCCGGCGCTGCTCATCAAGCCCGACAGGCGGGCGTGGATCCTCGCGGCGCTCTCCGCGCTCTCCGTGTGGGTCGCGATCGGCGAGGAGGGCGGGCTGCTGCGGCCGGCCCTCGATCACCTGCCGGGGTTCACGTTGAACCGGAAGGCGTACCGCTACGCGGCGGTGCTCGGGATCTTCGCGGGCCCACTGGCGGCGCGGGGCTTGAGCATGGTCTTCGAGGTGGTGAGGACCCGTGGCAAGGTCGGGCCGTTCGCGTCGCGCGCCCGGAACCGAATCTACGCGGCGGCGACCGTCGCCCTGGCGGCGGGGCTCGTCCTCTGGTTCGCCCCCGGCGTTCCCGAGAAGGGACCGCAGGACGCGATCCTGGGAGCCAGGCTGGTCCGTTGGGAGGCGCTCGGCGTCTGCGCCCTGCTCGGCCTGGGGCTCGCGGCGCCGCGGCTGGGTGCGCGACTCGCCGTCGCGTTCCTGGTCGTGATCGGGGCGACGCAGGCCGCGCATCTGTACTGGTCCGCTGCCGACCGCTTGGCGCTCACCCAGCCCTTCGAATCGGCGTCGGAGCGCCGGCACATGCGGGAGCTGCCGACGACGAGCCCGAGCTGGCGCCTGGGCGTCCAGGGGCCCCCGCGCGTCGGGTTCGGGAGCCGCGAGCTCCTGCGCTACGCCGGCGGCTACCAGATCCCCATGCAGATCGACCGCCACAAGTCGTTCATGAGGTGGGCGAAGACGACCCCCGAGCGGCTCCGGCTGTTCAACGTCCGCTACCTCTTTTCGAAGAGACCGCCGGGCAGGGGCGCGAGGCCGATCGGCGGGGGGCTCTGGGAGATCGACGGCGCCGTGCCGCTCGTCGCCGTCTACGGTGCTGTGGAGCGCATCCCCGACGGCCAGGCGCTCGGGAGGTGGGAGGCGGCCGAGCGGCGAGGCCTCGCGCTGGTGGAGGAGCGCGACTGGATCGCGCCCCTCGACGGGCTGACAGGAGAGGGCGGAAAACGCACCGCGGGCGGCTTGGAGAAGTACTCGTCGAACGAGATCGTCGCGACCGTCGACTCCGGGGCGCGCGGGCTCGCGGTGTTCAACGAGGTCTACTTCCGGGGATGGCGGGCGTTCGTCGACGGCCGCGAGTCGCCCGTCGTCCGCTGCAACCACCTGCTCCGCGGGGTCGCCGTCGACCGCGGGAAGCACACCGTCGTCCTGCGCTACTGGCCCGAGCGCTACGGGTGGCTCGTCGGCCTGCTGATCCTCTCCGTGCTCGGACTGGGGGCGCTCGCCGTCGTCCGGCGGGTCTAG
- a CDS encoding class I SAM-dependent methyltransferase, with protein sequence MSGRSAGRRIGDTVTIEGGYQDNATYRAVAPQRFWHQTRFAHSMELLAPERGDRVLDVGCGSGVFANLVAERGGIEVTGVDANEAAIEFCKKRYSNPGLRFTRSALDEIDFGARRFDRISFLEVVEHIYGHQAERALELFRGLLVPGGRLVVSTPNARSPWPLVEKAMDMLRLAPRMAGEQHVAGYAPSSLRRLCEGRGFRQLESRTVLLLSPWVAGVSWRLASAIERMERRVAVPFGCLLIASFERAEG encoded by the coding sequence ATGAGCGGCCGCTCCGCCGGGCGCAGGATAGGGGACACGGTCACCATCGAGGGCGGCTACCAGGACAACGCGACGTATCGCGCGGTGGCGCCGCAGAGGTTCTGGCACCAGACGCGCTTCGCGCATTCCATGGAGCTCCTGGCGCCGGAGCGCGGGGACAGGGTCCTCGACGTGGGCTGCGGCTCGGGGGTGTTCGCGAACCTCGTCGCCGAGCGCGGCGGGATCGAGGTGACCGGGGTCGACGCCAACGAGGCCGCGATTGAGTTCTGCAAGAAGAGGTACTCGAACCCCGGCCTCCGCTTCACCCGGAGCGCGCTCGACGAGATCGACTTCGGCGCGCGGCGGTTCGACAGGATATCCTTCCTGGAGGTCGTCGAGCACATCTACGGGCACCAGGCGGAGCGGGCGCTCGAACTGTTCCGCGGCCTGCTCGTGCCCGGCGGGCGGCTGGTCGTCTCGACGCCCAACGCGCGCAGCCCGTGGCCGCTCGTGGAGAAGGCGATGGACATGTTGCGGCTGGCCCCGCGAATGGCGGGCGAGCAGCACGTCGCAGGCTACGCGCCGTCGTCGCTCAGGCGGCTGTGCGAGGGCCGAGGGTTCAGGCAGCTGGAGAGCCGCACCGTCCTGCTGCTCTCGCCGTGGGTCGCGGGGGTGAGCTGGCGGCTCGCGAGCGCGATCGAGAGGATGGAACGGCGCGTCGCCGTCCCCTTCGGTTGCCTCCTGATCGCGTCGTTCGAAAGAGCCGAAGGCTAG
- a CDS encoding glycosyltransferase → MPEMSPPGDGVALSLVLPSFKSADVIERRVPDLMRYLDRLGLAYEIVVVDDGSDDGGRTAAVAEKLGARCVALPKNRGKGAAVRAGMLAARGAYRIFTDADVPYGHEIIEKMLWYLDVKEFHVVAGDRTLDGSSYYAKVSALRNAASHLYSGFVGRFTVGGWYDTQCGIKGFRAAVAEDLFGVARIDRFAFDVELFYVALKRNYDIKRVPVTLECNDTSSVNVLSDGLVMVRDVGTIWLNQLRGRYRQRVRS, encoded by the coding sequence ATGCCTGAGATGAGCCCGCCCGGCGACGGCGTCGCGCTGAGCCTCGTCCTGCCGTCCTTCAAGAGCGCGGACGTGATCGAGAGACGGGTCCCGGACCTGATGCGCTACCTGGACCGGCTCGGGCTCGCGTACGAGATCGTCGTCGTCGACGACGGGAGCGACGACGGCGGACGGACGGCGGCCGTCGCAGAAAAGCTCGGTGCGCGGTGCGTCGCGCTTCCGAAAAATCGCGGCAAGGGGGCCGCCGTTCGCGCCGGGATGCTGGCGGCGCGGGGCGCGTACCGCATCTTCACCGACGCGGACGTCCCGTACGGGCACGAGATCATCGAGAAGATGCTGTGGTACCTGGACGTCAAGGAGTTCCACGTCGTCGCGGGCGATCGGACCTTGGACGGGTCCTCGTACTACGCGAAGGTCTCCGCGCTCCGGAACGCGGCGAGCCACCTCTACTCCGGCTTCGTCGGCCGCTTCACCGTCGGCGGCTGGTACGACACGCAGTGCGGCATCAAGGGGTTCCGCGCGGCCGTCGCCGAGGATCTGTTCGGCGTGGCCCGGATCGACAGGTTCGCCTTCGACGTCGAGCTGTTCTACGTCGCGCTGAAGCGTAACTACGACATCAAGCGCGTCCCCGTCACCCTCGAGTGCAACGACACGTCGAGCGTGAACGTCCTCTCGGACGGGCTGGTCATGGTGCGGGACGTCGGGACCATCTGGCTCAACCAGCTCAGGGGCAGGTACAGGCAGAGGGTGAGATCATGA
- a CDS encoding acyl-CoA dehydrogenase family protein has protein sequence MKFEYTEEQIMVRDTARDFAVRELDPIAKQLDADCTFPAEKIAMLAEMGFMGIAIPEEDGGGAMDYVSYVVAMEEISRACAGTGVIMSVNNSLVCDPLSKYGTPEQKKEFLVPLASGKKLGCFGLTEPGAGSDVSSMKTTAVRNGEEWVLNGEKNFITNAPNSQTAIIFAFTDKAKKHKGISAFIVPMDGKGVSAGPKEHKLGIRASHSSSIFMEDAHIPAGNLLGAEGQGFTIAMTTLDAGRIGIASQALGIARAALEEAIAFANERQAFGQPIAKLQAIQFKIADMATRLDAARLLTLHAAYLKDAHKPFSQASAMAKVFAAETATFVAHQSMQIHGGYGYTTEYAAERHYRDARICEIYEGTSEIQRIVIASNCLKK, from the coding sequence ATGAAGTTCGAATACACCGAAGAGCAGATCATGGTCCGCGACACGGCGCGCGACTTCGCGGTGCGCGAGCTCGATCCGATCGCCAAGCAGCTCGACGCCGACTGCACGTTCCCGGCCGAGAAGATCGCGATGCTCGCCGAGATGGGGTTCATGGGCATCGCCATCCCGGAGGAGGACGGCGGCGGCGCCATGGACTACGTGTCGTACGTGGTCGCCATGGAGGAGATCTCCCGGGCGTGCGCCGGCACCGGCGTGATCATGAGCGTCAACAACTCGCTCGTCTGCGACCCGCTCTCGAAGTACGGCACGCCGGAGCAGAAGAAGGAGTTCCTCGTCCCGCTCGCGTCGGGGAAGAAGCTCGGCTGCTTCGGGCTCACCGAGCCCGGCGCGGGCTCCGACGTGTCGTCGATGAAGACGACCGCGGTGCGGAACGGCGAAGAGTGGGTGCTGAACGGCGAGAAGAACTTCATCACGAACGCGCCGAACTCCCAGACCGCGATCATCTTCGCGTTCACGGACAAGGCGAAGAAGCACAAGGGGATCTCGGCGTTCATCGTGCCGATGGACGGCAAGGGCGTCTCGGCCGGGCCCAAGGAGCACAAGCTCGGCATCCGCGCGTCGCACTCGAGCTCGATCTTCATGGAGGACGCGCACATCCCGGCGGGGAACCTGCTCGGCGCCGAGGGCCAGGGGTTCACGATCGCGATGACCACGCTCGACGCGGGGCGCATCGGGATCGCGTCGCAGGCGCTCGGCATCGCGCGCGCGGCGCTCGAGGAGGCGATCGCGTTCGCGAACGAGCGGCAGGCGTTCGGCCAGCCCATCGCGAAGCTCCAGGCGATCCAGTTCAAGATCGCGGACATGGCGACCCGGCTCGACGCGGCGCGGCTGCTCACGCTGCACGCGGCGTACCTCAAGGACGCGCACAAGCCGTTCTCGCAGGCGTCGGCGATGGCGAAGGTGTTCGCGGCCGAGACCGCGACCTTCGTCGCGCACCAGTCGATGCAGATCCACGGCGGCTACGGCTACACCACCGAGTACGCCGCCGAGCGCCACTACCGCGACGCGCGCATCTGCGAGATCTACGAGGGCACGAGCGAGATCCAGCGCATCGTCATCGCGAGCAACTGTTTGAAGAAGTAG
- a CDS encoding enoyl-CoA hydratase-related protein, with protein MKYETILYEVSEGIATITINRPDVLNALNMQVLVEMADAIARIREDAAAKVVILTGAGRSFVAGADIAQMSGFSVRDGMKFGDLGHAVLNGLEALDKPVIAAVNGFALGGGTEISLACDFVYASTKAKFGQPEVSLGIIPGFGGTQRLARTVGMNKARELIYTGDVINAEEAKRIGLVAELYEPDELMAKVREKAQLLISKGPLAIATAKRVMNKGVDLSLDAALELEKQAFAALFGTGDQKEGMKAFVEKRKPAFKNA; from the coding sequence ATGAAGTACGAAACCATCCTGTACGAGGTGAGCGAGGGGATCGCGACGATCACCATCAACAGGCCCGACGTCCTGAACGCGCTCAACATGCAGGTGCTCGTCGAGATGGCCGACGCGATCGCGCGGATCCGGGAGGACGCGGCCGCGAAGGTCGTCATCCTCACGGGCGCCGGCCGGTCGTTCGTCGCCGGGGCCGACATCGCGCAGATGAGCGGGTTCTCCGTGCGCGACGGGATGAAGTTCGGCGATCTCGGCCACGCGGTGCTGAACGGCCTCGAGGCGCTCGACAAGCCGGTCATCGCGGCGGTCAACGGGTTCGCGCTCGGCGGCGGCACCGAAATCTCCCTCGCCTGCGACTTCGTCTACGCGTCGACCAAGGCGAAGTTCGGCCAGCCCGAGGTCAGCCTCGGGATCATCCCGGGGTTCGGCGGCACGCAGCGGCTCGCGCGGACCGTGGGCATGAACAAGGCGCGCGAGCTCATCTACACGGGCGACGTCATCAACGCCGAGGAGGCGAAGCGGATCGGCCTCGTGGCCGAGCTCTACGAGCCCGACGAGCTGATGGCGAAGGTGCGCGAGAAGGCGCAGCTGCTCATCTCGAAGGGCCCGCTCGCGATCGCGACGGCCAAGCGCGTCATGAACAAGGGCGTGGATCTCTCGTTGGACGCGGCGCTCGAGCTCGAGAAGCAGGCGTTCGCCGCGCTGTTCGGCACCGGGGATCAGAAAGAAGGCATGAAGGCGTTCGTCGAGAAGCGCAAGCCGGCGTTCAAGAACGCGTGA
- a CDS encoding ATP-binding protein translates to MRLFPVWLLLGPRQVGKSSLLRRHAEPERRFVDLDDLATRQRANADPILFGRELEPPLAVDEIQYAPSLLSAVKSIADKGAAPGSIWITGSQSFEVMHGVRETLAGRVAILSLHGLTDAEKGVESAAPAPYFEALCGSAFPALHGASDEQSRSLYLSSYVATYVERDVRELLGIQKRREFELFLKVCALRTGQLVNYDELGRASGVSAVTAKEWLGLLEDSFVVRLARPYHENRSKRLVKSPKLYFLDAGLAAYLAGWRDPEMARLGPMGGALFETHVFANLLRSFSNRLVDGEIHFFRTKDGSEIDFLVEARGAVQPIEVKMGQPSARELPRLEKIRGANWKPGVVVSLAHRGPELPALTDEWRIGSPASVGGLVPG, encoded by the coding sequence TTGCGGCTGTTTCCGGTCTGGCTCCTGCTCGGGCCGAGGCAGGTCGGCAAGAGCTCTCTCCTGCGTCGGCACGCGGAGCCGGAACGGCGTTTCGTCGACCTGGACGACCTCGCGACGCGGCAGCGCGCGAACGCCGATCCCATCCTGTTCGGCCGCGAGCTCGAGCCGCCGCTCGCCGTCGACGAGATCCAGTACGCGCCTTCGCTCCTCAGCGCGGTGAAGTCGATTGCGGACAAGGGGGCCGCGCCCGGCTCGATCTGGATCACCGGATCGCAGTCGTTCGAGGTGATGCACGGCGTGCGCGAGACGCTCGCCGGCCGCGTCGCCATCCTGAGCCTCCACGGCCTCACCGACGCGGAGAAAGGGGTCGAGTCCGCCGCCCCGGCGCCCTACTTCGAGGCGCTGTGCGGCTCCGCGTTTCCCGCGCTCCACGGCGCCTCGGACGAGCAGAGCCGGTCGCTCTATCTCTCGAGTTATGTCGCCACGTACGTCGAGCGCGACGTCCGGGAGCTCCTCGGCATCCAGAAGCGGCGCGAGTTCGAGCTGTTCCTCAAGGTGTGCGCGCTGCGGACCGGGCAGCTGGTGAACTACGACGAGCTCGGTCGGGCGAGCGGCGTGAGCGCGGTCACCGCCAAGGAGTGGCTCGGGCTGCTGGAGGACAGCTTCGTCGTCAGGCTGGCCCGGCCCTACCACGAGAACCGGTCGAAGCGCCTCGTGAAGAGCCCGAAGCTGTACTTCCTCGACGCCGGGCTCGCCGCGTACCTCGCCGGGTGGCGCGATCCGGAGATGGCGCGGCTCGGGCCGATGGGCGGCGCCTTGTTCGAGACGCACGTGTTCGCGAACCTTCTCCGATCGTTTTCGAATCGCCTCGTCGATGGCGAGATCCACTTCTTCCGAACCAAGGACGGGAGCGAAATCGATTTCCTCGTCGAGGCCCGGGGCGCGGTCCAACCAATCGAGGTCAAGATGGGACAGCCCTCGGCGCGGGAGCTGCCGCGCCTCGAGAAGATCCGCGGCGCGAACTGGAAGCCGGGGGTCGTCGTGTCGCTCGCGCACCGCGGCCCCGAGCTGCCGGCGCTGACCGACGAGTGGAGGATCGGCTCGCCCGCGTCCGTCGGCGGCCTCGTCCCGGGTTGA
- a CDS encoding nucleotidyl transferase AbiEii/AbiGii toxin family protein, whose translation MKTLERRLQEAAKQGGVIQRVVEVDYAQSYVLHGIAGIPTLRDALVFKGGTALKKVHFGSYRFSEDLDFSAESGPRGDALEGTIRAAVSAAERAAREFAPIAIGVARYEERDPHPGGQEAFIVRVQYPWQRQPFVPVKIEITHDEPVLLPAPALPVRHGYDEPLAVAIRTYGLEEICAEKLRSTRQTQAKLAARGWARSRGRDFFDLWHLSRLEDGRVDWAKVSAILPRKCAHRQVAIASVADVFNPELLEEVRATWARTVGQFVPELPDVERVFSDTRERLEALLAL comes from the coding sequence ATGAAGACGCTCGAACGGCGACTGCAAGAAGCCGCGAAGCAAGGCGGCGTCATCCAGCGCGTCGTCGAGGTCGACTACGCGCAGAGCTACGTGCTGCACGGGATCGCGGGCATCCCTACGCTGCGCGACGCGCTCGTGTTCAAGGGGGGAACCGCGCTCAAGAAGGTCCACTTCGGGAGCTACCGCTTCTCCGAGGATCTCGACTTCTCGGCCGAGAGCGGCCCGCGCGGCGATGCGCTCGAAGGAACGATCCGTGCGGCGGTGAGCGCGGCAGAGCGCGCCGCTCGCGAGTTCGCGCCGATCGCGATAGGCGTCGCGCGGTACGAGGAGCGCGATCCGCACCCCGGCGGGCAGGAGGCGTTCATCGTTCGCGTGCAGTACCCGTGGCAGCGCCAACCGTTCGTGCCGGTGAAGATCGAGATCACGCACGACGAGCCGGTGTTGCTCCCCGCCCCAGCGCTGCCCGTGCGGCACGGCTACGACGAGCCGCTCGCCGTCGCGATCCGCACGTACGGGCTCGAAGAGATCTGCGCCGAGAAGCTCCGCTCGACGCGGCAGACGCAGGCGAAGCTCGCGGCGCGCGGCTGGGCGCGATCGCGCGGTCGCGATTTCTTCGACCTGTGGCACCTCTCGCGCCTGGAAGACGGGCGCGTGGATTGGGCGAAGGTCTCCGCGATCCTTCCCCGCAAGTGCGCGCACAGGCAGGTGGCGATCGCGTCCGTTGCCGACGTCTTCAATCCCGAGCTGCTCGAGGAGGTGCGCGCGACATGGGCGCGTACGGTCGGCCAGTTCGTGCCCGAGCTGCCGGACGTCGAGAGGGTGTTCTCCGACACGCGCGAGCGCCTCGAAGCGCTTCTCGCGCTGTAA
- a CDS encoding type IV toxin-antitoxin system AbiEi family antitoxin domain-containing protein, whose translation MTASIANENAYGGLGVALLRALAEQGRSTFTIDEAREAGRGVGVSESYLSLLLHRLARAGLVQRLKRGSYALAPGLPGMAQAHPFAVAMALVDPCSVSGYAALNHHGLTEQIPHVVTVTTPKRVVTPAMRGAVKAAPSTWEVAGQKFEIVVVIPAHFFGDEEEWIGDSRVRIFDRERALLDCFAFPRRFGGIAEGLGILEEHLHELDVERLVAHALRYGKISVAKRVGFALEQFGASPAIVEPLASLAMKGYRPLDPTRPRTGERNARWGLIENTSRKKR comes from the coding sequence GTGACTGCGTCGATTGCGAACGAAAACGCTTATGGGGGCCTGGGCGTCGCGTTGCTTCGCGCGCTCGCGGAACAAGGTCGGTCGACGTTCACGATCGACGAAGCGCGAGAGGCGGGGCGCGGCGTCGGGGTCTCTGAGTCGTACCTCTCGCTTCTGCTTCACCGCCTGGCGCGCGCCGGGCTCGTGCAACGGCTCAAGCGCGGCTCGTACGCGCTCGCGCCGGGGTTGCCCGGCATGGCCCAGGCGCACCCGTTCGCGGTGGCGATGGCGCTCGTCGATCCGTGCTCGGTGAGCGGCTACGCGGCGCTCAACCACCACGGGCTCACCGAACAGATCCCGCACGTCGTCACCGTCACCACGCCCAAGCGCGTCGTCACCCCGGCGATGCGCGGCGCGGTGAAGGCCGCTCCTTCGACGTGGGAGGTCGCAGGGCAGAAGTTCGAGATCGTCGTCGTGATCCCCGCCCACTTCTTCGGTGATGAAGAAGAGTGGATCGGCGACTCCCGCGTGCGGATCTTCGATCGCGAACGCGCGTTGCTCGACTGCTTCGCTTTCCCGCGCCGCTTCGGCGGGATCGCGGAGGGGCTCGGCATCCTCGAAGAGCACCTCCACGAGCTGGACGTCGAGCGCCTCGTCGCCCACGCGCTGCGCTACGGCAAGATCTCGGTCGCCAAGCGCGTCGGCTTCGCGCTCGAACAGTTCGGCGCATCGCCCGCGATCGTCGAGCCGCTCGCGTCGCTGGCGATGAAGGGGTATCGTCCGCTCGATCCGACGCGGCCCCGCACAGGTGAGCGCAACGCGCGTTGGGGGCTCATCGAGAACACGTCGAGGAAGAAGCGATGA
- a CDS encoding PEGA domain-containing protein, translating to MIVRMTFKLAAVAALAVALAAPAALGQPRDNPIERARHCMELGQASFAAGDFAAAGRHFLDAYAASPFPAFVYNAGLAAEKGGDGEKAVELYRRYLAEEPGASDAAEIELKIRALTAEAPTPIEAGEVSPGVQEPPPEKPEEMKSLITVRTNPPEARIRILDEAGAEVSSFEGTSAKTVVRGTYTVEASHPDYRTVQTSLSVAPGQVYIVVVEMSQGAFLGFLQVTTDEPGAQVFVDDKAAGAVGTTPWGNVLPPGKHRIWIEKPGFVPVEQEVEVAVADKKTVEIALERLPFGVLLVKANVPETMVYFDGRLLGPAPVEEELPPGDHALRVTSEGMKDYTTVVRIERGATTKALVRLNPEPSRTPAWVSLGFAAALYIGGGVFGGIALHLDKELDADRKRGRLADDDPRITRGFLWALGSDISFGLGLIVTGMCVYYFVRDSLPPSEGKVFDPVDLGATARSGPRLAVAPIVTRDGAGLALAVVF from the coding sequence ATGATCGTGAGGATGACCTTCAAGCTCGCCGCGGTCGCGGCGCTCGCCGTGGCGCTCGCCGCACCGGCCGCGCTGGGCCAGCCGCGCGACAACCCGATCGAGCGGGCGCGCCACTGCATGGAGCTCGGCCAGGCCTCCTTCGCCGCGGGCGACTTCGCCGCCGCCGGGCGGCACTTCCTCGACGCCTACGCCGCCTCGCCGTTCCCGGCGTTCGTCTACAACGCCGGGCTCGCGGCCGAGAAGGGCGGCGACGGCGAAAAGGCGGTCGAGCTCTACCGGCGCTACCTCGCCGAGGAGCCGGGCGCGAGCGACGCGGCCGAGATCGAGCTGAAGATCCGCGCCCTCACCGCCGAGGCGCCCACGCCGATAGAGGCGGGCGAGGTGTCGCCGGGCGTGCAGGAGCCGCCGCCGGAGAAGCCGGAGGAGATGAAGTCGCTCATCACGGTGCGGACGAACCCGCCCGAGGCGAGGATCCGGATCCTCGACGAGGCGGGCGCCGAGGTGTCGTCGTTCGAGGGCACGTCGGCGAAGACCGTGGTCCGCGGCACCTACACCGTCGAGGCGAGCCACCCGGACTACCGGACCGTGCAGACGAGCCTGTCGGTCGCCCCGGGGCAGGTGTACATCGTGGTCGTCGAGATGAGCCAGGGGGCGTTCCTCGGGTTCCTGCAGGTCACGACCGACGAGCCGGGCGCCCAGGTGTTCGTCGACGACAAGGCGGCGGGCGCGGTCGGCACGACGCCGTGGGGCAACGTCCTGCCGCCCGGGAAGCACCGGATCTGGATCGAGAAGCCGGGGTTCGTGCCGGTCGAGCAGGAGGTCGAGGTCGCGGTCGCGGACAAGAAGACCGTGGAGATCGCGCTCGAGCGGCTGCCGTTCGGCGTGCTGCTCGTCAAGGCCAACGTCCCGGAGACGATGGTGTACTTCGACGGGCGGCTCCTCGGCCCCGCGCCGGTGGAGGAGGAGCTGCCGCCCGGCGATCACGCGCTGCGCGTCACCTCCGAGGGGATGAAGGACTACACGACGGTGGTGAGGATCGAGCGGGGCGCCACGACCAAGGCGCTCGTGCGGCTCAATCCGGAGCCGAGCCGCACGCCGGCGTGGGTCTCGCTCGGCTTCGCGGCGGCGCTGTACATCGGCGGCGGCGTGTTCGGCGGCATCGCGCTGCACCTCGACAAGGAGCTCGACGCGGATCGCAAGCGCGGCCGGCTCGCGGACGACGATCCGCGCATCACGAGAGGCTTCCTGTGGGCGCTCGGCTCCGACATCTCGTTCGGCCTGGGGCTGATCGTCACCGGCATGTGCGTGTACTACTTCGTGCGGGATTCGCTGCCGCCCTCCGAGGGCAAGGTCTTCGATCCCGTGGATCTGGGCGCGACCGCGCGATCGGGCCCGCGGCTCGCCGTGGCGCCGATCGTGACGCGCGACGGCGCGGGGCTCGCGCTCGCCGTGGTGTTCTAG